The Calothrix sp. PCC 7507 DNA segment CGACGTGTTTTTCTCTTATGCTCATGAAGATGAAAAGCTCCGAGATAAACTAGAACAACACCTAAGTAGTTTGAAACGAGAAAGAGTGATTACAGGATGGCATGATCGCAAAATAGGAGCAGGAAAAGAATGGCAAAATGAGATAGACAAACACTTAAATACATCTCAAATTATTTTGCTGCTTATAAGTGAAAATTTTATGGCTTCAGATTATTGCTGGGATGTTGAAGTGAAACGCGCAATGGAGCTTCATGAACTTCAAGAAGCCAGAGTTATACCTATAATTCTCGACTTTGTAGATTGGAAAAATGCACCATTCGGAAGACTTCAACACCTGCCCAAAGGCAATAGACCTGTGAAGAAGTGGGGAAATCGTAATGATGCATTTTACAATGTTGCTCAAGGTATTCGGATAGTTGCAAAGGAACTTACAGAATAACTATAAAAACATCACTGTTAATACTGCATCATAAGAACTGGATAAATTACCAGAATCTTCAAAAAATAATGAAACAGACTAAGTAATACTTGATTTAAAGTAACAAGTGCTGATATCAATGCCAGCTACTAAATCTATCGAAGTTTTATATTGCTGTTCTGACTCCAACAAGGATGAACAAATGCGGCAAGAACTGGAGAAGCACCTCAGTTTTTTGGCGCGAGAAGGAGTGATTACAGGATGGCACAAAGACATGATCAGCCCAGGAAAAGATTGGGAAAGTGAGATTGATAACCACATCAAGAGTGCTGACATAATTTTGGTGTTAATTAGTTCAGACTTTATAGCTTCTGATTATCACTGGGATGTTTTTGCAAAACAAGCTATGGAACGTCATAGAACTAAAACAGCCCGTGTTATTGCTATTTTGCTCCGTCCAGTCGATGATTATTGGAAGGTCGCATTCCCGAAAGTTAAAATTTTGCCATCAGGTGAAAAACCAGTAACTGAATGGAAACCCTATGACAAAGCTTTTAGAAATATTACTAAAGGTATTCGAGAAGTCGCCGAGGAAATTACTGATTCTAACTTCCCTATAAAAAAAAGTCTTCGGCAGATTTGGACAGCTATAATACTTATTTCAAAATTTGCTGTAAATGCCTGTATATATGTTTTGGGAGTAGGTTTTTCTTCCTTATTTAGGACATCCAAGTTTCGTCGGCGGCATAAGATAAGCAGAATTCCTGTTAGAATTGTTCTTAGCATTGTATCTGTTACTGTGCTTATGCATCTCATTCCTCAACTACTTGATCTATCAGGAATTACTTCATCAAAAACTAAGAAAACTCTAAAATCATCGCAAAAAGTAAATCATACTGGCTGGATATGGTTAGGTATGGTTAATAATACTTCAGGTGGCTTATCTGTTGGTAAGCGACTTATTAAACCTTCAAATACTGACTTGTCTCCTAGTATTGATCCTCCAATTGTTCCGTCACCAGGAGCAGTCGTAACTGTTAAATACAAGGTGAATCTAAGGAAGGAAAAATTTTTGTTGACAGAGCCGCTTGTTGAACTTCAACCGGGAGAAAAACTAATCATAATCAAAGTAGAGCCTTTAGAAAAGGCTAGTCAAAGTTCCGCAAATATTAAATTGAGAGCGCAAGTTCGTAAATGTAATCAAACTTGTAATAGATGACAATCAGGCTACTACAGTGTGTTCTTGCTGCCAAACTCAAAGTTGCTTGGGAGTCAAAACCATTTAGGGATATGCGGGTTAATAGTGTCCCAACCAGCCGGGTTTCGACTACGCGGTAGTTGAGCGTAGTCGAAACTCAACCCTCAGCCATCGAGAGTTGAGCGCAGTCGAAACTCGGTTTACTGGTACTTTATTTTCATGCAATTCCCTTATCAATAGATGCCTCATTAACTCTGATTGAGGTCAAACCTACTGTTAGTCTGGCAAATGCCAAAACCATTGTAAATCAGTCTCTAGGTAAGCAATATTTACACCCTAACCTTGTCACGGTGTGGCTTTTACCGAGGCTAGGAATTTTTTTGTAAATTCTACTTGACAATTTGTAACAAAATTGTTAAGTTTATTTACATAAGTTAACAAGCAAAAAATAACAAATTTTGTATCCCAACAATAACAAGCAAAAAATTGTCAACAGCAGAGTGACTGAACCCCAAGTCTACTGTGCTGTTTGCTCTTCAACTGAGCCACAAAGCACCGATCCTTTACAAGGCGTAGTCTTAGCTGTGTTGGTTACTGCTCTAACTTTGTTTGTTTTGAGCGTTAACTAAAATTTTCACTTTCAAATCGCTGTATCTAAATCGTCATTCAAACTTCTCCCATCAGCCTCGGTTCGCACCCGGGGTTTTTTTGTATATTTTTAAGAATTCAGGAGTCAGGGAGTCGGGAGTGAAAGAGTATTTGGTAAACTTACTTTCAATCGCTTAAACATCGCGGCTCGTGCTTGTGCAGCTAAACTGTCTTCTAAGGGTGTCAAGGTAATTGCTTGTTGATATTTGAGACGCAATGCTGTTTGAATTAACCAGTCAGCGACAAAGGGATTTTTCGGTAACAGTGGCCCGTGGGAATAGGTAGCGATCGCATTCTGATAAAATGCTCCTTCTGTCCCATCTTCACCATTATTGCCTAAGCCATACACTACA contains these protein-coding regions:
- a CDS encoding toll/interleukin-1 receptor domain-containing protein, with the translated sequence MDLRQHLEQQCSEDFKLLKELENRLRSEEDPRRKLRLNDDIEEIKQKIRDREAEIKSLDISSSLVFPPSELPTKEFSAQNLLKNKSSAKNNFMSVQPDQAIDVFFSYAHEDEKLRDKLEQHLSSLKRERVITGWHDRKIGAGKEWQNEIDKHLNTSQIILLLISENFMASDYCWDVEVKRAMELHELQEARVIPIILDFVDWKNAPFGRLQHLPKGNRPVKKWGNRNDAFYNVAQGIRIVAKELTE
- a CDS encoding toll/interleukin-1 receptor domain-containing protein, which codes for MPATKSIEVLYCCSDSNKDEQMRQELEKHLSFLAREGVITGWHKDMISPGKDWESEIDNHIKSADIILVLISSDFIASDYHWDVFAKQAMERHRTKTARVIAILLRPVDDYWKVAFPKVKILPSGEKPVTEWKPYDKAFRNITKGIREVAEEITDSNFPIKKSLRQIWTAIILISKFAVNACIYVLGVGFSSLFRTSKFRRRHKISRIPVRIVLSIVSVTVLMHLIPQLLDLSGITSSKTKKTLKSSQKVNHTGWIWLGMVNNTSGGLSVGKRLIKPSNTDLSPSIDPPIVPSPGAVVTVKYKVNLRKEKFLLTEPLVELQPGEKLIIIKVEPLEKASQSSANIKLRAQVRKCNQTCNR